The DNA sequence AATTGTCAGCGTGTACGGAGATCTCTCCCCCAGGCTCTTTCCGGCAATCCCGGTTGGTTGAGCAAGACTCAGACCATCCGGCGCTGTCATGAGCCTCTGCATGGTCAATGAGTTAGCACTGTCGGCTGATGGGGAGCTGTACGGATGCAGGTTAGGCTGTACAAAGCGGAATGGAGGTGAAGGTTGAGGCTGGATGCAGGGAGCCTACAAGAGGGCCAGGCCTCAGGCCGTCAACGGGATTTCACGGCGTTGTCCTTCCGACTCTACGATCAGCGTGCCATGGTCGTCTGCCAATTGTTCCTTCGCATTCAGCAATTCAATGCCGTAAACGGTCCCATCCGGTGCGATGTCGATGTTCATCTCTTCACTCACCTTAATGGTGGTGACGTGCCCTATCTTTTCGTGTAAACGCAGATACGCAATGTTGTATTTGGCATCATAGCTAAGTTTCATACAGCCTCCTTATTCAGAAGAATTTGACTACGACGGTGATAACCAGCCACCCTTGTTCTTCTACTGCATAGGCTTCGACCTGTTTGGTTGCGTAGTGCTTTCCCATCCACTCACGGTTAAACGGGAAGTTGCGACGAAACCCAGATCTTCCATATTTTGCAGCGAAGCGCTCTCCGGTCTCGACCGTGAGCCGGACATCTTCCTCCGTTGCTCCTCGTTCCTCCAATCGACCTCTGGCGTGCGGATGTATCTAATGTTCATTCTGGGCTTCCTGCTCCGCAGGCCAGAGTACGTGCCCTCGCACGATACGCCGCGATCATTTCGGATTCCCCTATGGGACCGGAGTCACAAGCGCGGGATAGAGTGTTCTTCATTTTCTTGCTTGTGCCTCTTCCAACCATGGCTCGCCGAAGGCTTGATGGTGAACCGGTATTTCAGAGACGGCCTGCCTTTTTCAAGCGCTCCTGCACACGCCGGTACGGAATGGCCCGCTCTGCGCGCCGGTCATGCCATTTTGCCACATCGATCAGATCTTCCTTCAATGCCGGGTCGGTGAAAAGTCGCTGCATGATCGCTTCACGCTCGGACTTCGGTAAGGACTCAAATGCCGTTATGAACACTTCCGCTGTGGCATCGGCTATTTTCATAATGGCGCCCTCCTTTGAAATGCACCCATGATCTCGGGTGGAGTACTGGGGACAGTTCCTGTTGCCTCGACCCCGAGTAATGGGGTCCGGCCTGAGTATTGACTTATTGAAAGACTCTCGCCTCTTGTTTTCCGTCAGCAAGGATCACTTACTCCTCCGGCATTCGGTCTACGATTCGATCCCATTCTTTGATGGCAGGTTTTACGTGGTGATCCAGGTGCGTAAGAGCGGCATAGAGCCGCCCCTCGTACTCATCGCGGTTTGTGTCGTCCAGCGGAATTACTCTCAAGGTGGCTGACAGATTATGGATCTCTTCCACGGCCTCAAGGATATCCTCAAAGTGATGTTCAAGGGTTGGGGTGGACGGCATCACCAGCGTGTCAGGTTCAGGATACGCTACGCGCGATGGTCGCTTAGTCTTCATGATGGCTCCCTTTCCCCAATCGCCGTTCAAGATTCTTGGCTGTTCGTTGCCAGGCTGTAATTTCCGTCTTCCAATGCCGGATCAGTGTGTCGTCCGGAACCGACCGGCTCCGCTCACGCGCGATTTTTCTCAAGTGGATTGCGATCACTCCTCGCAAGCCCGCGATCCTTGTTCGCAACTTCTTGTTGCGCCCCATGCCGTTCCCCGTGTCGGTCACCGTACAGCCAGCCGCCACGCACTGTCAATTATGGGCTCCCCGCTGATTGGAAGAGCGACCGTTTCCCTTCCTCGCTGCTATCCCTCACCCTTCGAATGCTAAGATTCACGCTTTTGAGGTTGCCGCTTCATCAGGAGACCAAGGGAAGATCCTTTTCTTCCGATCTCCAGGCTGCGTATGTAAGAGCTTGCAAGATATCTTCCCGTTCGATGTAGGGATAGGCCGCCAAAACTTCGTCAATCGCCTTTCCCGCGGCCATCAAGCCCACTATTGTCCCGACGGTCACGCGCATACCCCTGATACAGGGTTTCCCTCCCATGACCGCAGGGTCCATGGTGATGCGATCCAACTGTTTCATGGCTTCCTCCACCCATCGGAGTTGCAGGCCCTGTTCATTGATTCAGATGATGCTGTGCGGCAGTGCTGCGTGTATCACTCATGTGTGACGGGATCGGACGCATGGGTCGCCCCTACAAGGGATCGCCTGACCCGGAGTACGCGTAGCGCATTCCGCCGGGTGTGCTCGTCAAGAGCCTCCGGCGCAGCCAAGCCCCGAGCACACAGCTTTCAACACGCATCCATACGCCTCGGGAGTCAGCTTCCCAATGCGGCCGAGAATCAAGGACTGATCAAACGTATGCAACTGATCGCAGCGCACCCAGCTCAACTTGGGGAGCGAGCCGAACTCAAAATCGCCAGGCTCAAGCGGCACGGCGGCCGGGTGACCTGAGCGGGAGGTGACTGCCCGTGCGACGATATCGCCATAGGTTGCCAGGCTTCGGAGAATCAGCGCCGGACGACGCTTCGTCGAGCTCAGATCGCTGAAAGGAAAAGGCAGCTAGACCACTTCACAAGGTTGGAACATCGTTCCATACCTCGTCTTCCACGTTATCCCACACTTTCTTCAGGCTCGTTTCCTGAGCATAGATCAGATTCAACTCCTCCGCCCGCTCCGGTGTGACGCCTCTGTGCATGCGAAGGAAGCGAACGAAATCGAGCACCTCGCGTACCAGCGGTTCGGGAAGCGGTTTTACCGCCTCATAGACCTGCTCCGCGGTCGTCATTTCTACCTCCTTGCAAGGAAACGAAATTGTTCTAGCATAGCCCCAATATCAGACAAAGGTCGAGTCGGCACCCACCAACATACGCGCCTGCTGTCATGTTTCCGAGCCACCCCATCGCCTTAGGCCGCGTGCCCTGTGGATGTTCTGGGACGGTGGGCCGGAGTTCCATGCAGCATGCCTTCTACGCTGATATCCTCATCAATGTCAGGCCAGCGAATCCCCTGACCATCGCCAAGAATTTCCCAATGTTGTCGCTGCTCCGGGGTGGCCTCCGCTAACCGCCATGACCAGACCAATGGCACGCTGATCGTCCGCCCGTCTACCAGGTGTGCAATGATCTCATCATCGGTGACGTCCATACTCATGACTCGAGGTTCAACAATGTTTGCCGCAGTGCTCATGCCATGCCTCCAGGAGTTTGGTCACGTTGGTCTCAACGATCCGTCGAATTGCATTCAGTTCTTTTGGGGAAAACCCTCTGTTGTGGCTTAAGGAGATCGGTTCCAGCCAAAACTTGCACATCAACGTTTCTCTTTGAATATGGATATGTTTCGGCTCGTTGCAATCGAAACTATAAAAGAACAAGCGGTAGGGCCCAGCAATGTTCTTTACCGTAGGCATCGGTATTCCTTACGTTAACAGAATAGCCATACTCTATGGTAAGCCATTGGCGAAGGCAAGATTGTCGAGCCGTTGGGGATGGGGAGTCTGAGGGAAAAGAATTGCTGGAGGTTGGAAGTGCGAAGAGCGTTCGAGGTTTGAGGCTAGAGGTGGGATGCCAAAAGGGGGCGGGAGTCTATTCTCTGTGCCTCTCCATGAGGCCGACCTCGCTGCGTCATTCCAGCCGCGCTCTCCAGATGCTCCACGATCCGCTCCGCCGCCATGCCGACCCATGTCGTCAGCGCCACCGAAGGGGGACGGACACCGGCGCAGACGGCGGAGCCAGTCCCCTTCTGGCATTGCCCTGCCATGGCTTTGTGGCACTTGTCATGCCTGAAGAAGTGACTTATCTCAGTCTTGGCGATTGGCTAACAAGGAATGCATTACTTCACGTTCCGCAGGAGGTTCTGCCAGGCCTGGAGCTGCTGACTGGTTCCCGCTTTCGGGTTGTTTTGCGCGGATCGCTGCTCGGCCTGGCTCCGTCCCGTGCTCAGCGCATCGATACGCTCTCCGACGTCCCGATACAGGCTGTCTTCCCGCCGAAGCCAGCGATAGGCTTCGAGCGCTTCGGCGATCCGGCCGAGCGATTCGAGGGTGCGGCCGAGCACGTAGAGGATTTGCACGATGTCTTTTTTCGATGCGCCGGGTGATTTGAGGGCGTTGCGGAAAGCCGCGACCGCGTCTTCGTATCGATCGCAGGACTTTTGCGAGAGTCCCATTTGGGCATAGGCTTTCAGGGCGAGCGCGGGGTCGCTCGTGGCCTTTTCAAATTGCTCGATCGCCGGCTTGAAGAGGCCGGCTTTCCGCAACGCAAGGCCCCGTTCGTATGCCTCAGCTGCGAGGTCGTTGAGATTTGTTTCCGGAAGGTCTGATTCTGACATGCAGGCACAACTCCTTTAGCAACTCCTGTTGAACTAGGCTGGAATCAGCAAGTCCCAGACCATGATGGCTGTTTGAGCAAATCTAAATGTATCAATAGATTAGGATTTGGCAAATTCATGGCGGGTGCCCCAATGGCGTTCAATGTACACAGGACTGCCGCGAAATCGCTGTCCATAAGCCGGCCGCGCTGGACGACCTCCTGAGCAACTCGATAAAAGTATTGCCTGTCGATCGCCCGATGCGTAGTATGGACCGACACGCTCTTTTTGGATGATACAGACCGGCATGGATATTCTCGGCGATCAACCCGGACGGCGCCTCACTATCGCCGCCTATCTTGCTGTGGGCGCATTGCTCATTGCGCATGGCGTCAATGCGTTTGTCGCCGCGGCCTTAGCCCTCCCGCCTGCGAAGGGCGCAGCTCCTCAATCAGCTCAGACGGCTGTTCCGGTGACGTTTGTGCCGCAGCAATGGGTGGATCAAATTCAGTCGAGCGGCCTGTTCCTGCTGCCCGCCGCCCCGCTTGGAATGACCGGTGTGCCGGGGACTGCTTCGCAAGCACCCGTACGGGCGGCCTTGGGCGTGGCGAACAAGCTGCGGCTCTTAGGCGTCGTGTTAGGAAGCGAACGCGGGGTGTTCGCGATTGTCGAAGAATTGGCCACGAAACGGCAGGTGCTCTACCGGCTGCACGACCAGATCCCGGATTTGGGAGAGGTCAGCGCCATTCGCCGGGACGGCATGGTGATTCGGAGCGGCGACCAGGAAGAGCTGCTGGAACTTTCCACGACCGACAAGCCGGCGACTCCGGTGGTGACCGCCGGCGCTCCTGTCGCAGCGGCGCCCGGGGTTCCCATTAAAAAAGTGATCGATCGACGAGAGGTTGAAGCGGCGATGGCAGACTTGCCGAAGCTGCTGACTCAGGCGCGCGCCGTGCCGTTCATGGTCAATGGCACCCCCAACGGGTATCGCATGGACTACATCGCCCCGGCCAGTTTTTATGAGAAGATCGGCATCCAATATGGGGATGTGTTGCAGCGGGTCAACGGTGTAGATGTCCGTGATCCCTCCACGATGCTCAGTTTGTTCCAGCAATTGAAAAATGAACGAACGGTGAAAGTCGATATGGTTCGCAACAACCAGAAGACCACCATGACCTTTGAGCTCCGATAGGTTTCGTCCTCACTCCTCGTGGCATATTGCGGGCTGGTCGGGTCTCTCCACACATACCGTTCTTTCTGTCGCGAATTGGCGCGTGAGCCCTCGGGGTTGATCCGGAGCCTCACTGCAATTGGGCTTCCGAGTCTGTTCTTGCAACGGGTAAGGGAGCACTCGACCAACTCCGGAGATGTCCTTGTTTTACTTGTAGTTAACGAAGAAACTTGGAATTGATCTTCAAGCCGGTTAGTCTAAGGACGTGGTCTCCCTATAATGGTGAATGGTGAGATGGGGTACGGAGTACTGTGAGCGAGTCCGAACAGCAAGTTACCTTCGGCAGGCCGCTTCTCGGGCGGATTCTCGGGGAGAAATTCAATCTCCTGGATTCCAAGCTCGACGAGGCGTTGGCCTATCAGCGTGAGAAAGGCGGCCGCCTCGGCGAAGCCCTCCTCCATTTGCGCGTGCTTCGCGAAGAGGAACTGTTGGAAGCCTTGGCCCAGCAATTTGAGCTGGCGTGGTTGCCGCATCTGGAAGTCTCCCATATCGATCATGAACTGATTAAGCGAGTGCCCATCGGCTTTGCGCGGCGCTACCGGATTCTCCCCTTGCGCCATGAGGACGGTGCCGTCGTGGTCGCGACGACCGACCCGCTTGAGACGGTGGCGTTGGATGATTTGCGCCTCTTGTTGGGGAAACCGATCCGGCCGGTACTGACTACAGGGCTTGCCCTTTTGGCCTGTTTGAACCGCGTCTATGACGAGGCGGCCAGCCCCGCCGGGGCTGAACAGGTCATGGAAGACATTGCGGCGGCGGAAAATCTGGACCAGCTGGCCCATGAGCTGGATGAACCGCAGGATCTGCTCGACGCGACCGACGAGGCCCCGATCATTCGCCTGGTGAACTCGGTCTTGTTCCAGGCGGTGCGGCAGCGGGCCAGCGACATCCACTTCGAATCCTTCGAGCGCGGCCTCGTGGTCCGGTACCGGATCGACGGCGTGCTCTATCCCGTGCTGACCCCGCCGAAGCGCTTGCAGTCCAGCATCATCGCCCGCCTGAAGATCATGGCGGGGTTGAACATCGCGGAAAAGCGCTTGCCGCAAGACGGCCGCTTTGCCATCCGGACGGCGGGGAAAGACGTCGACTTGCGTGTGTCGGTGCTCCCCACCTCGCACGGCGAACGGGTGGTCCTTCGTCTGCTCGAAAAAGAGAATCGCCTTCTGAATCTGACGGAGATGGGATTTTCAACCGACCGGCTCTCGTCCATCCAGCAGCTTATTCAGCTGGCTCACGGCATCATCCTCGTGACGGGTCCGACAGGCAGCGGCAAAACGACCACGCTCTATGCCGCGCTCAGCCAGATCAACGCGCCCGATAAGAACATCATCACGGTCGAGGACCCGGTCGAGTATCAATTGCTCGGGATCGGGCAGATGCAGGTTAATCCCAAGATCAATCTCACCTTCGCGGCCGGCCTGCGTTCGATCCTGCGCCAGGACCCCGACGTCATCATGATCGGAGAAATCCGCGATCGCGAGACGGCGGAAATCGCGATTCACGCGTCGCTCACCGGGCACCTGGTCTTCTCCACGCTGCATACCAACGATGCGGCCAGCGCCGCGACGCGGTTGATCGATATGGGGATCGAGCCGTTTCTTGTGGCTTCCTCGGTCATGGCGGTCCTCGCGCAACGTTTGTTGCGGCAAATCTGCCCCGATTGCAAGAAGCCCTATAAGCCCACGGTGGATGAGCTTGGCCGTCTTGGCCTGGATGGCAAGGGGCCCTTTACGTTTTACCGCGGCGCCGGCTGTCCGAACTGTTCGCAGACCGGGTATCGCGGCCGGACGGGCATCTATGAATTGCTCGTGCTGGACGACGAAGTGCGGCGGCTCATCGGGGCGAAAGCCGACTCATCGGTGATCAAACAGGCGGCCATCGCCAAGGGCATGATCACGTTGAAGCAGGAAGGCGCGATGAAGGTAGCTCAGGGCGTGACGACGACGGAAGAAGTGATGCGGATCACGCAGCAGGAGATTGAGATCTAGCAAGATGGTGGAGGCTTGAGGGTGAAGGCTGAGGTCGAGGCTAAGGTTAAGGCTGACATGAAGCGAACAGAATCTTCGCTCACCCTCAACCTTGACCTCAACCTGTTTTGCTGGGGGGCCGTTCTGAGCATCTTGTACGCTTCTCGCCCCGGAGTGCTCTAGCCATGCCGGTCTATCAATACCGCGGGTATAAGAGCGACGGCGGATCTGCTGCGGGTATCGTCGATGCCGAGAGCGTGAAGGTTGCCCGTCTGAAGCTCCGCAAAGACGGGGTGTTTCCGACCGACGTCATTGAGCAGGGGCAAGCCACCGGCCGCGGGTTGGCGCATGACCGTGTCGCCATCTCGGCTCCGCTCGGAAGATCTCAGGTGTTGTCGGCACCCGAACTGGCGATGTTGACCCGTCAGTTTGCGACCTTGTTGGTTGCCGGACTTCCTCTGGTCGACGCGTTGGGGGTCTTGATCGACCAGTCTGAAAAGAAGCCGGCGAAAGCGTTGCTTGCCGATGTGCGCGAGCAAGTGCGTGCAGGAAAAGCGCTCAGCCACGTGCTGGAGTCCTACGGCAAAGACTTCTCCCCGATCTATGTGCACATGGTGCGGGCGGGGGAAGCGAGCGGCGCGCTGGACCAGATCCTTTTTCGCCTGGCCGAGTTTCTTGAAAAACAGCAGGCGCTCAGGAACAAAGTCACCAATGCCATTCTCTACCCCGCCTTGATGTTGATCGTCGGCGTGGGTGTATTGTTTTTCCTGATGACCTTTGTGGTTCCGAAGATCACGGCGGTCTTCGCCAGCATGAAAGCCGCGCTCCCCTTCCCGACCGTGGTGCTGATGACGATCAGCCGCTTCTGTTCCACCTATTGGCCGCTCATGCTGCTGGCTGTAGTCGGCGGCGGGTGGCTCGTTCGCCGGTTCATTCAGACCGAATCGGGGCGCACCGTTGCCGATCGATTGATCCTCCGCATTCCCCTGATCGGCGAGGTGGCGCGGATGGTGGCCATCTCGCGGCTCACCGGCACCTTGGCGACGATGTTATCGAGCGGCGTCCAGCTGCTCGATGCCCTGGATGTCTCGAAGCGCGTGATGAACAATCGGGTCTTGGAGGAAGCGGTCGAAGGCGCCAGGCAGAATATTCGGGAAGGCGAAACGATTGCGGACCCGCTCAAGCGCAGCGGCCAATTTCCGTCCCTCGTGACCCATATGATCGCCGTCGGAGAACGCAGCGGCGAGATGGAAGAAATGCTGCGGCGCATCGGCCAGATTTACGACGGCGAAGTGGAGCGGGTCATCACCCGGTTTACATCGCTCCTGGAACCGATCATGATCTTGGTCATGGGCGTCATCGTCTTCTTTATCGTGGTAGCCATTTTGCTGCCGATCTTTGAAATGGGTCAAATGGTGCGGTGAATATAGTGACAGGTGACGGGTGACGAGTTCAATGGGAGGTATTCGATGAGCGGCAAGGAACTGTACGAGAGCGCATGGACCAAATGGAACCGGCATCGCTTCCGATGTCCCTTCACGTCACGCGTCACGCGTCACGCGTCACGACTCGGCAACGCACGCGGCTTCACCTTCATTGAAATCATGGTGGTGGTGGCGATTCTCGCCATCCTGGCGGCGCTGGTCGTCCCGCGGATCATGGGGCGGACCGACGATGCCAAACGGACCGCCGCAAAGGTGCAGATCCGCAATATCGAAGGGGCGCTCCAACTCTATAAGCTCGACAACGGTGTCTATCCTTCAAGCGAACAGGGGCTCAAAGCGCTGGTCGAGAAGCCGTCGGTGGGCGTGATTCCTAAAAAGTGGAAAATCGGCGGATACATCGACAAGCTTCCTGAAGATCCCTGGGGAAACCAGTACAAGTATCAAAGCCCGGCACCGATCCAGCAGGGACAATACGGGCAGATCAAGGCTGATTATGAAATCATGTCCCTCGGTACCGATGGCGAGGTCGGCGGAGAAGGCGTGAATGCGGATATTGCGAACTGGAACTTGGAAAAGGATTAGCAAGTTGTTGAAAACATCCGCCAGCGGCATGGGTGGCTTTACCTTGCTGGAGATGATCATCGTCATGTTTCTATTCGTGGCGATGTTGGGGATTGTCATTCCACGCATCAACTTGAGTGACGACCTGGCGTCGACCGGTCGGAAGTTGATCGGAGCGCTGCGGACTCTTCAGGGGATCGCCATGAGCACGCAGAAGCCGGTCAAACTCTATCTGGACCTGGATCAAAGCCAATACTGGGCAAAGACGATTGAAGGAAAAGAGGAGAAGCCCCTGCCGGATGCCGCTTGGGATGCGCCGCGCATGCTTCCGGAGACCATCCGTCTGGCCGATGCGTCCTCCGGCTCAATCAAGCGGACAGCCGGTCGTCTCGATCTGATGTTGTACCCCAACGGTCGGATGGATGAAGCGGTTCTGCATCTGACCGATGCCAGTAACAACGTGTTGGCTATCGTCGTCGAGTCCGCCACCGGAGCGATCCGCACCAGCGATGAGCGTATTGAGCCTCAGCGGCTGGCGTCCATTCCTGACCGGGTCAAGCCCCTGTTGATTCCGACGGCGACGGTAGCTGCCGGGACTCAGGCCGGCCTGGCGAAGCCCTAACGCAATCACGCCACATGCGGCCCTACCAACCACAAGACGAACGCGGATTTACTCTGCTGGAGGTGCTGCTGGCGGTCGCGATTCTTGCGATCGCTCTCCCCGTGCTCTTGGGCCTGAGGAATTTCGATTTGGAGCTGCAATCCCGCTCCATGGAGTTGACGACGGCCACACTGTTGGCTCAGGAAAAACTCTTGGAAACGGAACTGTCTGGCTCCTTCCCCATTGGTGAATCGACGGGAGAGTTTCAAACGCCGGCGCCCGGCGTCCTCTCGTCGATCACGGAGACCAATCGTGCGCCCGGTTATCGCTGGAAGCGCAGTATCATGCCGACGCCGCTGGAGCTCATTCGAGAAGTCAAGATCCAGATCTCCTGGCCGCGCGGCCAGCAGGATGAAACATTGGAAGTGAGTACCTATGTCTTTGCCGGCCTCGCATTCTAAGGGGCGTCAAACAATCGAGCGGGTCAGGTCTGCCGTGCGCCGGAGTATTGAGGTCTCGCTTCTCTCTGTTCCTCCCCTTTGTAAGGGGAGGCAAGGAGGGGTTGAGACTCCTGGGCTGCGGTGCGGTTCACGAATACCGGCGCCAGTAAAGGCTGCCGGAAGACTCGACCTCCCCTCGCCCCTCCTTACGAAGGAGGGGAAGCCACGAGAAGCCGGTATCGATTCGATGATGCCAACTCGTTCATCGACCCATGCAGAATCCGGAATGGCTTATTCTAAGCACGAAGGCGGATTCACGCTGGTCGAAGCGTTGCTGGCGATTGCGCTGCTGGCGACGTTGGGCGCGATGGTCTTCGGATCTTTGCTGACGACGACGCGGGTCGTGGATGCCGGTCGAGCGGCGGCCTCACGCGAGCAGACCATCCGGCGCGTGTTACGGCTGATGGCCGAGGAACTCACGGTCGGCGTCAAGGAGACGACGTTCCCCTGGGTCGGTTTGAACGGAACGCAAGACGGTCAGTCGGCCGATACGCTGGCCTTCGTGACGCGGGGGGACGGATTCGGTGTCCAGGCCGCGCGTGAGAGCGAGATCCTGCGCGTGATTTACACGCGCGAGGGCGATCGCTTGATCCGGTTCGTCCGGCGCAATCTCTACGGGCTCACCGATGAGTCAGTCGATCAGGTCAACCTGGCAACGAAGGTGAAGGGGTTCAACGTTCGCTACTACAGCCGGCAAGGCCAGGTGTGGCTGGACGAATGGAGCTCAACCGGACCGTTGCCGACGGCGCTGCTGCTGGAAATCACCTTTCAAGAGCCCGATGCCGAACCCTATACCATTCGTGAATGGGTCACGGTGGGAGTCTCCTGATGGTGTGGCCATGGAAGGACCTCTCGGCTTGGAAGGCCCCGCTGCTGTGGATGGCCTTTGGATCTGGACTGCTCTTCCTCTCGATCGCCCTCACCTTCCCCTATGGAGCTTTGCAGACGAGAGTCATCGGGGAACTGCAGCGGGCTACCGGTATGGACGTGCGCGCGGCAGACTGGTCGATCGGCTTTCCGGCGGCGATTGAATGGCGACAGATGACGTTGACCAAAACCGACTGGTCTCCCCTGCAGCTGGGTCTGGTGCGGGCTCAAGTAGGGCTCTGGCGGTTGTTGACCGGCGGGGTAGCTCTGGATCTGGCCGCGCAGTTAGACGAAGCCACCGCGACACAGGGCACGGTGAAATTGACTGTGACGGCGTCCTCCTGGTCTATGACCGGCCCTATGGCCATGATAGGCAAGATTCAGAAGCTCGATCTTTCCAAGGTGCTTCGCCCCTATGTGACGCGTGGCAGCATGACGGGGGAGTTCTCGCATCGTCTCGATCGCTCCGCGACCGGCGGATCCGCCGCATTCGGCGAGGGCACGTGGAAAGCGGAGGCCAAGGACCTGTCCCTGGATCACATTCCGGTGGGGAACGGCCGGATCCTTGCGCTGGCTTTCAGCACCCTCTCGATCAGCCTGGCGTGCCGGGAGCAGATCTGCGACGTGACCGAATTGAAGGGCGACGGGATCGACGGGTCGTTTTCCGGGCAGGGAACGGTTACAATGCAGCAACCCTTACAACAGAGTCAGTTGGCGTTGTCTTTGACCGTGATTCCCGGTGTGGGATTTGCGGCCAAGGCTCCCGGGTTGGGTATTCCGCCGTTGCCGCCCGGAACGCCGTTCACGTTTAAAGTGATGGGAACATTGGCACAGGCCAGGGTGGCGTTGTAGAGTAGCACGTGACCTTACGAGGAATTCAGACCGCATGAGTATTGCCACCGAATGCGTGGGCTTGGATATCGGCCAGACCGGTTTAAAGGCCGTGCGGTTTCGCCGCCGGCTGAGCGGTCGCGAAACGATCGAGTATTTCCATCAGCCCCTGCCGTTTGCGCACCCGGAAGATGTGGAGCCGGCCAGGCGCGTCCAATCGCTGCGCGGTTTTCTCTGGCACAACGGCCTCTATGCGACGGATCGGCTGGTGACGGCGATCCCCTGCCAGGATCTGTTCGTGCGCACGCTCTCCTTCCCATTCAAAGATGCGGAGAAACTGTCACAGGTTGTTCCGTTTGAAGTGGAAAATCTGATCCCGATGCCGGTGGATGAACTGGCGATCGGAAGCGTCGTGCTTCCGCCCGGGCTCACCGCCGAAGGGATGTCGCGGATTACCAAAGGGTCGGACGTGCTGGTCACGGCGGCCCCGCG is a window from the Nitrospira sp. genome containing:
- a CDS encoding DUF2283 domain-containing protein yields the protein MKLSYDAKYNIAYLRLHEKIGHVTTIKVSEEMNIDIAPDGTVYGIELLNAKEQLADDHGTLIVESEGQRREIPLTA
- a CDS encoding DUF433 domain-containing protein, whose amino-acid sequence is MKQLDRITMDPAVMGGKPCIRGMRVTVGTIVGLMAAGKAIDEVLAAYPYIEREDILQALTYAAWRSEEKDLPLVS
- a CDS encoding DUF2281 domain-containing protein; this translates as MTTAEQVYEAVKPLPEPLVREVLDFVRFLRMHRGVTPERAEELNLIYAQETSLKKVWDNVEDEVWNDVPTL
- a CDS encoding DUF2442 domain-containing protein encodes the protein MSTAANIVEPRVMSMDVTDDEIIAHLVDGRTISVPLVWSWRLAEATPEQRQHWEILGDGQGIRWPDIDEDISVEGMLHGTPAHRPRTSTGHAA
- a CDS encoding tetratricopeptide repeat protein is translated as MSESDLPETNLNDLAAEAYERGLALRKAGLFKPAIEQFEKATSDPALALKAYAQMGLSQKSCDRYEDAVAAFRNALKSPGASKKDIVQILYVLGRTLESLGRIAEALEAYRWLRREDSLYRDVGERIDALSTGRSQAEQRSAQNNPKAGTSQQLQAWQNLLRNVK
- a CDS encoding type II secretion system protein N; translation: MDILGDQPGRRLTIAAYLAVGALLIAHGVNAFVAAALALPPAKGAAPQSAQTAVPVTFVPQQWVDQIQSSGLFLLPAAPLGMTGVPGTASQAPVRAALGVANKLRLLGVVLGSERGVFAIVEELATKRQVLYRLHDQIPDLGEVSAIRRDGMVIRSGDQEELLELSTTDKPATPVVTAGAPVAAAPGVPIKKVIDRREVEAAMADLPKLLTQARAVPFMVNGTPNGYRMDYIAPASFYEKIGIQYGDVLQRVNGVDVRDPSTMLSLFQQLKNERTVKVDMVRNNQKTTMTFELR
- the gspE gene encoding type II secretion system ATPase GspE, whose translation is MSESEQQVTFGRPLLGRILGEKFNLLDSKLDEALAYQREKGGRLGEALLHLRVLREEELLEALAQQFELAWLPHLEVSHIDHELIKRVPIGFARRYRILPLRHEDGAVVVATTDPLETVALDDLRLLLGKPIRPVLTTGLALLACLNRVYDEAASPAGAEQVMEDIAAAENLDQLAHELDEPQDLLDATDEAPIIRLVNSVLFQAVRQRASDIHFESFERGLVVRYRIDGVLYPVLTPPKRLQSSIIARLKIMAGLNIAEKRLPQDGRFAIRTAGKDVDLRVSVLPTSHGERVVLRLLEKENRLLNLTEMGFSTDRLSSIQQLIQLAHGIILVTGPTGSGKTTTLYAALSQINAPDKNIITVEDPVEYQLLGIGQMQVNPKINLTFAAGLRSILRQDPDVIMIGEIRDRETAEIAIHASLTGHLVFSTLHTNDAASAATRLIDMGIEPFLVASSVMAVLAQRLLRQICPDCKKPYKPTVDELGRLGLDGKGPFTFYRGAGCPNCSQTGYRGRTGIYELLVLDDEVRRLIGAKADSSVIKQAAIAKGMITLKQEGAMKVAQGVTTTEEVMRITQQEIEI
- the gspF gene encoding type II secretion system inner membrane protein GspF is translated as MPVYQYRGYKSDGGSAAGIVDAESVKVARLKLRKDGVFPTDVIEQGQATGRGLAHDRVAISAPLGRSQVLSAPELAMLTRQFATLLVAGLPLVDALGVLIDQSEKKPAKALLADVREQVRAGKALSHVLESYGKDFSPIYVHMVRAGEASGALDQILFRLAEFLEKQQALRNKVTNAILYPALMLIVGVGVLFFLMTFVVPKITAVFASMKAALPFPTVVLMTISRFCSTYWPLMLLAVVGGGWLVRRFIQTESGRTVADRLILRIPLIGEVARMVAISRLTGTLATMLSSGVQLLDALDVSKRVMNNRVLEEAVEGARQNIREGETIADPLKRSGQFPSLVTHMIAVGERSGEMEEMLRRIGQIYDGEVERVITRFTSLLEPIMILVMGVIVFFIVVAILLPIFEMGQMVR
- the gspG gene encoding type II secretion system major pseudopilin GspG, translated to MSGKELYESAWTKWNRHRFRCPFTSRVTRHASRLGNARGFTFIEIMVVVAILAILAALVVPRIMGRTDDAKRTAAKVQIRNIEGALQLYKLDNGVYPSSEQGLKALVEKPSVGVIPKKWKIGGYIDKLPEDPWGNQYKYQSPAPIQQGQYGQIKADYEIMSLGTDGEVGGEGVNADIANWNLEKD
- a CDS encoding prepilin-type N-terminal cleavage/methylation domain-containing protein, with product MRPYQPQDERGFTLLEVLLAVAILAIALPVLLGLRNFDLELQSRSMELTTATLLAQEKLLETELSGSFPIGESTGEFQTPAPGVLSSITETNRAPGYRWKRSIMPTPLELIREVKIQISWPRGQQDETLEVSTYVFAGLAF
- a CDS encoding type II secretion system protein GspJ; translation: MAYSKHEGGFTLVEALLAIALLATLGAMVFGSLLTTTRVVDAGRAAASREQTIRRVLRLMAEELTVGVKETTFPWVGLNGTQDGQSADTLAFVTRGDGFGVQAARESEILRVIYTREGDRLIRFVRRNLYGLTDESVDQVNLATKVKGFNVRYYSRQGQVWLDEWSSTGPLPTALLLEITFQEPDAEPYTIREWVTVGVS